From a single Shewanella donghaensis genomic region:
- the flgG gene encoding flagellar basal-body rod protein FlgG encodes MHPALWISKTGLDAQQTDIAVISNNVANASTIGFKKSRAVFEDLLYQTVNQAGGISADNTKLPNGLNLGAGTKVVATQKMFTQGNMLTTDNSLDLMIEGPGFFEVEMPDGTAAYTRNGQFSLDENGQIVTPGSGYVIQPAITIPDDATSITVSSEGEISVKLSGATESTVVGQLAMSDFINPSGLDPLGQNLYTETGASGTPIQGTASLDGLGAIRQGALETSNVNVTEELVNLIQSQRNYEMNSKVISAVDQMMSYVTQNL; translated from the coding sequence ATGCATCCTGCTTTATGGATTAGTAAAACGGGTCTTGATGCCCAACAAACCGACATTGCTGTTATTTCTAACAACGTTGCCAACGCCAGTACAATTGGTTTTAAAAAGAGCCGAGCAGTGTTTGAAGATTTGTTATATCAAACAGTTAATCAGGCGGGTGGTATTAGTGCTGATAACACTAAATTGCCCAATGGATTAAACCTAGGTGCTGGTACTAAGGTTGTTGCAACACAAAAGATGTTTACCCAAGGCAACATGCTGACTACTGATAACTCTTTGGATTTGATGATTGAAGGGCCTGGATTCTTTGAAGTTGAGATGCCTGATGGTACAGCTGCTTATACCCGAAATGGTCAGTTCAGTTTAGATGAAAATGGTCAAATTGTGACCCCCGGCTCTGGTTATGTCATTCAGCCAGCGATTACCATTCCGGATGATGCAACATCCATTACCGTTTCTTCTGAAGGTGAAATTTCAGTCAAATTATCAGGTGCGACAGAAAGCACGGTTGTTGGCCAGCTAGCAATGAGCGATTTTATTAATCCGTCAGGATTAGATCCATTAGGGCAAAACCTTTATACCGAAACTGGAGCAAGTGGTACACCGATCCAAGGTACTGCTTCTTTAGATGGTTTAGGCGCTATTCGTCAAGGTGCGCTTGAAACATCAAATGTGAACGTGACAGAAGAGTTAGTAAACCTGATTCAAAGTCAGCGTAATTATGAAATGAATTCAAAAGTGATTTCAGCTGTCGATCAGATGATGTCATACGTTACGCAAAACTTATAA
- the flgF gene encoding flagellar basal-body rod protein FlgF, with amino-acid sequence MDKLLYVAMSGAKQNMNALAVRANNLANVNTDGFRADLAQARSMQAFGEGLPTRVFAMTESPGHNFDSGPIKTTGRNLDIAIKDSGWIAVQAEDGGEAYTRSGSLNFDSTGLLTNARGNPVMGETGPIVLPIPVDKVQISPEGIISVRPQGATADVIEEVARIKLVNPSNANMMRGEDGLFRLTSGQNIPSDPNVQVESGALEGSNVNAVSEMVALIDIQRQYEMQVKMMKNAEELDRSSSSLLRVS; translated from the coding sequence ATGGACAAATTACTTTATGTTGCCATGAGTGGAGCAAAGCAGAATATGAATGCTTTGGCCGTTCGTGCCAACAATTTAGCTAATGTTAATACTGATGGCTTCAGAGCTGATTTGGCCCAAGCACGCTCTATGCAAGCTTTTGGTGAAGGTTTACCTACACGTGTTTTCGCGATGACAGAAAGCCCTGGGCATAATTTTGACTCAGGCCCAATAAAAACCACTGGTCGTAATTTAGATATTGCGATTAAAGATAGTGGTTGGATTGCGGTTCAGGCTGAAGATGGTGGTGAGGCTTACACACGATCTGGGAGTTTAAACTTTGACAGTACTGGTTTACTCACCAACGCAAGAGGCAACCCAGTGATGGGAGAGACGGGGCCCATTGTTCTGCCTATACCAGTAGATAAAGTCCAAATTTCGCCTGAAGGTATTATTTCAGTTAGACCACAAGGCGCAACAGCTGATGTTATCGAAGAAGTCGCACGAATAAAGTTAGTTAATCCCAGTAATGCGAACATGATGCGTGGCGAAGACGGTTTATTTAGACTCACATCGGGACAAAATATTCCTAGTGATCCCAATGTACAAGTTGAAAGCGGTGCTTTGGAAGGCAGTAATGTCAATGCTGTGTCAGAAATGGTGGCGTTAATCGATATCCAGCGTCAATACGAAATGCAAGTGAAGATGATGAAGAATGCTGAAGAACTTGATCGTTCATCATCGTCTCTATTGAGAGTTAGTTAG
- the flgE gene encoding flagellar hook protein FlgE, whose translation MSFNIALSGIAAAQKDLNTTANNIANVNTIGFKESRAEFADVYANSIFSNSKTAVGGGATTTQVAQQFQQGSLQFTSNSLDMAISGGGFFVTSAEQGTQDHAFTRAGAFKVNSESYMTDSAGNFLQGFPVDASGNSTSVSLTTTQPIKIPDTAGSPVMTGSVGFQMNLNVGETALDPANFDPNDPDTFNNSTSVTIYDSLGESHIMTTYFVKPEGGSYTGESNWVAFYAVDGEQVDIDSATGGSYQTDTTGDGLPDTPQQAENASGWKGSVLKFNDAGAYTGSDPAVVSTVELGVNGANVLGPGADGSQKLDIEFNNPTQYASPFEVTELTQDGTTVGRLTNVGVGDDGLVTASYSNGSTVPLARVALVRFANEQGLTQVGNTSWKASLDSGPALAGEANSGTFGSIRSSALEQSNVDLTTELVDLISAQRNFQANSRTLEVNNTLNQTILQIR comes from the coding sequence ATGTCGTTTAATATAGCATTGAGTGGTATTGCTGCTGCTCAAAAAGATCTTAACACCACTGCAAATAACATTGCCAACGTTAACACTATCGGCTTTAAAGAATCCCGTGCAGAATTTGCCGATGTGTATGCTAATTCCATTTTTTCTAACAGCAAAACCGCTGTCGGTGGCGGTGCAACTACCACTCAGGTTGCCCAGCAGTTTCAACAAGGTAGCTTACAATTTACCAGTAACTCTTTAGATATGGCGATCAGTGGCGGTGGATTTTTCGTAACATCTGCTGAACAAGGAACGCAAGACCATGCCTTTACACGGGCAGGCGCGTTTAAAGTTAACTCTGAAAGTTATATGACAGATTCAGCGGGTAATTTTTTACAAGGCTTCCCAGTAGATGCCAGCGGTAATTCAACTTCAGTGAGCTTAACTACAACTCAACCGATTAAAATTCCAGATACTGCAGGTAGTCCTGTAATGACAGGTTCAGTTGGTTTTCAAATGAATTTAAATGTTGGTGAAACGGCATTAGACCCTGCGAACTTTGATCCAAATGATCCAGACACTTTTAATAACTCTACTTCAGTGACTATTTATGACTCTTTAGGTGAGTCACATATTATGACCACTTACTTTGTTAAACCTGAAGGGGGTTCATATACAGGTGAAAGTAACTGGGTGGCTTTTTATGCAGTAGATGGTGAACAGGTTGATATCGATTCAGCAACTGGTGGTTCTTATCAAACCGATACAACTGGCGATGGTTTACCTGACACTCCTCAGCAAGCTGAGAATGCATCTGGATGGAAAGGTTCAGTATTAAAATTTAACGATGCAGGTGCCTATACCGGTTCAGATCCTGCTGTTGTTTCAACAGTTGAACTTGGTGTTAATGGCGCGAATGTATTAGGTCCTGGTGCTGATGGTAGCCAAAAATTGGATATTGAATTCAATAATCCGACACAATATGCATCACCATTTGAAGTGACTGAACTTACACAAGACGGTACTACAGTTGGCCGTCTGACTAACGTAGGTGTTGGTGATGATGGTCTAGTTACTGCCAGTTACAGTAATGGTTCTACAGTCCCTTTAGCGCGAGTTGCTTTAGTACGCTTTGCTAATGAGCAAGGCTTAACACAAGTGGGTAATACTTCTTGGAAGGCCAGCTTAGATTCAGGTCCAGCATTAGCTGGTGAAGCTAATAGTGGTACGTTTGGTAGTATTCGCTCTTCGGCACTTGAGCAATCAAACGTAGACTTAACCACAGAATTGGTTGACTTGATTTCAGCACAGCGTAACTTCCAAGCTAACTCTCGAACGCTTGAAGTTAATAATACGTTGAACCAAACGATATTGCAGATCCGCTAA
- the flgD gene encoding flagellar hook assembly protein FlgD translates to MSLVNPYSQSLPQSKSSTASSIATNSSTTETTGNTFLDSVKLQETTEETGEIKNNELTQADFFALLSQQLSMQDPFEPVDNDQMIAQMASFSTVDGISKLNQEILNLNSVMSSSQALQASGLVGQKVLIPSDTGHISAEHSEIKGVVSTPSPVDTITVSVEDETGQVITTFEVDGSAGGNIDVSWDGLDKNGEPVEEGLYSFKANGKVDGKAEDLAVSTYAHVTSVSLGSVATGAILNLRGIGGIQLSDVLAVAES, encoded by the coding sequence ATGAGCCTCGTAAATCCTTATAGTCAGTCTTTACCGCAGAGTAAGTCGTCAACAGCGTCAAGTATAGCGACCAACTCTTCGACAACCGAGACAACAGGAAATACATTTTTAGACAGTGTAAAGCTGCAAGAAACAACGGAAGAAACGGGTGAAATTAAAAATAACGAATTAACCCAAGCCGATTTTTTTGCGTTATTGAGCCAACAGTTGTCGATGCAAGACCCATTTGAGCCTGTTGATAATGATCAAATGATTGCACAAATGGCATCCTTTTCGACGGTTGATGGTATTTCAAAGTTAAATCAAGAAATTCTTAACTTGAACAGTGTTATGAGTTCAAGTCAGGCACTACAAGCATCAGGTTTAGTGGGCCAGAAAGTGTTAATTCCATCTGATACCGGTCATATATCAGCTGAACACTCAGAAATAAAAGGGGTAGTGAGTACCCCATCGCCTGTCGATACTATTACTGTATCTGTAGAAGATGAAACTGGGCAGGTCATTACAACCTTTGAAGTTGATGGCTCAGCTGGTGGCAACATTGATGTGTCATGGGACGGGCTAGATAAGAATGGTGAACCTGTTGAAGAAGGGCTTTATTCATTTAAAGCCAACGGAAAAGTCGATGGTAAAGCGGAAGATTTAGCCGTTTCAACCTATGCCCATGTAACCAGCGTGTCACTTGGTAGTGTCGCAACAGGGGCGATTCTTAACCTTAGAGGCATTGGTGGCATTCAATTATCTGATGTACTTGCTGTTGCTGAAAGCTGA
- the flgC gene encoding flagellar basal body rod protein FlgC: MSLFNIFNVSGSGMSAQSVRLNTTASNIANANSVSSSVGETYKARHPIFEAEMAKASHQQNSSHSVSVKGIVESDAPLLKEFSPNHPMADGDGFIYKPNVNVMEEMADMLSASQSYQMNVQVADAAKSMLQQTLRMGK, translated from the coding sequence ATGAGTCTATTTAATATTTTCAATGTGTCTGGTTCAGGAATGTCTGCTCAATCAGTTCGCTTAAATACCACCGCCAGTAATATTGCTAACGCTAATTCAGTATCAAGTAGTGTCGGTGAGACATATAAAGCACGTCACCCTATTTTTGAAGCTGAAATGGCCAAAGCGAGTCATCAGCAAAATAGCTCTCATAGTGTCAGTGTTAAAGGTATTGTTGAAAGTGATGCGCCGCTACTAAAAGAATTTTCTCCTAATCACCCAATGGCTGACGGTGATGGGTTTATCTATAAGCCAAATGTAAATGTTATGGAAGAGATGGCTGATATGCTTTCCGCTTCTCAGTCATATCAAATGAATGTCCAAGTGGCTGATGCAGCTAAATCAATGCTGCAACAAACGCTTCGTATGGGTAAGTAA
- the flgB gene encoding flagellar basal body rod protein FlgB, with translation MAINFENGLGIHQYSLGIRAQRAEVLSSNIANSDTPGYKARDIDFESAMNSARSHQKGLQMSQTTDKHFDLKALSEEHVQFRVPNQPDTGDGNTVDSQEEKSAFMQNSLEYQMSLGFLESKFSGMRKAIRGD, from the coding sequence ATGGCGATTAATTTTGAAAATGGTTTAGGAATACATCAATACTCGTTGGGCATACGTGCTCAAAGGGCTGAAGTGCTCTCTAGTAATATCGCCAATTCAGATACTCCAGGTTACAAAGCTCGAGATATCGACTTTGAATCAGCTATGAATAGTGCTCGCTCTCATCAAAAAGGGCTGCAAATGAGTCAAACCACTGACAAGCACTTTGATTTGAAGGCATTAAGCGAAGAACATGTTCAATTTCGCGTTCCTAATCAACCTGATACTGGCGATGGTAATACCGTTGATTCTCAAGAGGAAAAGTCTGCTTTCATGCAAAATTCTTTAGAGTATCAAATGTCGTTAGGTTTTCTTGAAAGTAAGTTTTCTGGCATGCGCAAAGCCATTAGAGGTGATTAA
- a CDS encoding CheR family methyltransferase, whose translation MPNKSLAETEYNQFKLFLEQHSGIVLGDNKQYLVRSRLAPLMGKHNLPSLSEVVKRSMKPAERQLRAEVIDAMTTNETLWFRDKYPFELLHNALLPDYSRLGRPLKIWSAACSSGQEPYSLAMTILEYQQRKPGALPGNATIQATDLSPSMLERCKNAEYDSLALARGLSPERKRQFFDALPTGNMKVKDNVKRLVNFRAHNLLESYSLLGKFDIIFCRNVLIYFAPEAKAKILRQFAAALNPNGILFLGASESISGLTDEFNMVRCNPGIYYQKKT comes from the coding sequence GTGCCGAATAAATCACTTGCTGAAACAGAATATAATCAATTTAAGCTCTTTTTAGAGCAACATAGTGGCATTGTATTAGGTGACAATAAGCAATATTTAGTGAGGAGTCGTTTAGCCCCTTTAATGGGGAAGCACAATTTACCGTCATTGTCTGAAGTGGTAAAACGCTCTATGAAACCTGCAGAGCGACAGCTAAGAGCGGAAGTCATAGATGCAATGACTACGAATGAAACTTTATGGTTTAGAGATAAATACCCATTTGAATTACTGCATAATGCATTATTACCTGACTATAGCCGTTTAGGTCGGCCATTAAAGATTTGGTCTGCTGCTTGTTCATCTGGTCAAGAGCCTTATTCATTGGCTATGACTATTCTTGAGTATCAACAGCGCAAACCTGGCGCTTTACCGGGTAATGCGACAATTCAAGCGACAGACTTATCACCGTCTATGCTTGAGCGTTGTAAAAATGCTGAATATGACAGTTTAGCGCTAGCTCGAGGCTTATCGCCAGAGCGTAAAAGACAGTTCTTTGATGCTTTACCGACAGGGAATATGAAAGTAAAAGACAATGTTAAGCGACTCGTTAATTTTAGGGCGCATAATTTACTTGAGAGTTATAGCTTATTAGGTAAATTCGATATTATTTTTTGCCGTAATGTACTGATCTACTTTGCCCCTGAGGCAAAAGCTAAAATTTTGCGGCAATTCGCTGCCGCTCTTAACCCAAATGGGATTTTATTCTTAGGTGCGTCAGAATCTATCTCAGGATTAACTGATGAATTTAATATGGTTCGTTGTAATCCTGGAATATATTACCAAAAGAAAACCTAA
- a CDS encoding chemotaxis protein CheV, whose translation MSSILESVNKRTQLVGQNRLELLLFKLNGRQRFGINVFKVKEVLQCPPLTKLPRLSPLIKGIAHIRGSTISVIDLSAATGGRPIESTENCFIIISEYNRSIQGFLVSSVERIINMNWESIMPPPQGAGRNSYLTAVTEIEGELVEILDVEKILDEISPVKTELSQEANDAITIDKERHYHIMVIDDSAVARKQIIRSLSSLNLQIDTAIDGKDALIKLKAIASEMDNVADEIPLIISDIEMPEMDGYTLTAEIRDDPKLKDIKVVLHTSLSGVFNQAMVEKVGANDFIAKFNPDELASAVNKHLML comes from the coding sequence ATGTCGAGTATTCTTGAATCAGTTAACAAACGTACCCAACTCGTTGGCCAGAATAGACTTGAGTTGTTACTTTTTAAACTAAACGGTCGTCAACGTTTTGGTATTAACGTTTTTAAAGTAAAAGAAGTGCTGCAGTGTCCGCCATTAACAAAATTACCGCGCTTAAGCCCGTTAATTAAAGGTATTGCCCATATCCGTGGTTCTACCATCTCAGTGATTGATTTAAGCGCTGCGACAGGTGGGCGTCCAATTGAGTCAACTGAAAATTGTTTTATTATCATTTCAGAATATAACCGTAGTATTCAGGGCTTTTTAGTGAGTTCAGTTGAGCGGATTATTAATATGAATTGGGAATCAATTATGCCACCACCACAAGGTGCAGGGCGTAACTCCTATTTGACTGCGGTGACTGAAATTGAAGGTGAATTGGTTGAAATCTTGGATGTTGAGAAAATTTTAGACGAAATTTCACCGGTCAAAACAGAATTGAGCCAAGAAGCAAACGATGCAATAACCATTGATAAAGAACGACATTATCATATTATGGTTATTGATGATTCAGCTGTTGCCCGTAAGCAAATTATTCGTTCACTATCTTCATTAAACCTGCAGATTGATACTGCCATAGATGGTAAAGATGCCCTCATAAAGCTAAAAGCCATCGCGAGTGAAATGGATAATGTAGCCGATGAAATTCCATTGATTATTTCTGATATTGAAATGCCTGAAATGGATGGTTATACCCTCACAGCAGAAATTCGTGATGATCCCAAATTAAAAGATATTAAAGTGGTATTACATACATCATTAAGTGGTGTATTCAACCAAGCAATGGTTGAAAAAGTCGGTGCGAATGACTTTATTGCTAAATTTAACCCTGATGAATTAGCCTCTGCAGTCAACAAACATTTAATGTTATAG
- the flgA gene encoding flagellar basal body P-ring formation chaperone FlgA, giving the protein MTKKILLLLIMLSCPLAAFAAEDTTMTYSLSTISELAKEAVAKKISPQPNAVINIIPQNLEGRLDPPACLPPIAVEMASEREIRRTNTVKISCISPDYDYPWQMFISVKVEITFPVITAKNIIEKGELITADSIEINYVDQHSIRGQFFSNKKELIGTRSKRRVSAKAPILNNNLCFVCKGDSVSIYAKTNSFEIKTAGEALRDGNIGDAIRVRNSNSNRRLDVIVTGVGEVEVRM; this is encoded by the coding sequence ATGACAAAAAAAATACTATTATTATTGATAATGCTTTCTTGTCCTTTAGCCGCTTTCGCCGCTGAAGATACCACTATGACTTATTCTTTATCGACCATTTCTGAGCTAGCTAAAGAGGCAGTAGCAAAAAAAATATCGCCACAGCCAAATGCTGTCATTAATATTATCCCGCAAAACCTTGAAGGGAGGCTAGATCCTCCTGCATGTTTGCCACCTATTGCAGTGGAAATGGCTAGCGAAAGAGAGATCCGCCGCACCAATACGGTAAAAATAAGCTGTATAAGCCCAGACTATGATTATCCTTGGCAAATGTTCATATCGGTAAAAGTGGAGATCACCTTCCCTGTCATAACGGCAAAAAATATTATTGAAAAAGGTGAACTGATTACCGCTGACAGCATCGAAATTAATTATGTCGACCAACACAGCATTCGAGGGCAGTTTTTTTCAAACAAAAAAGAGTTAATAGGAACCCGTTCAAAAAGGCGTGTATCAGCCAAGGCACCAATACTTAATAACAATTTATGCTTTGTTTGTAAGGGAGATTCGGTATCCATTTACGCTAAAACAAACTCATTTGAAATAAAAACTGCCGGTGAGGCACTAAGAGATGGTAATATTGGTGATGCTATTAGAGTCAGAAATAGCAATTCTAACAGGCGATTAGATGTCATAGTCACAGGCGTTGGCGAAGTTGAAGTTAGAATGTAA
- the flgM gene encoding flagellar biosynthesis anti-sigma factor FlgM: MAIDINNLKTASHAQLRPNRDAGAAGKNTDAATSNTAAPVKTDSVSITAQAQQLQGAQSKMASLPEVDQSKVDAIKLAISEGRYKVDPEKLAANIANFEADLNGLNFDQE, translated from the coding sequence ATGGCAATTGATATTAATAATCTAAAAACAGCTTCTCATGCTCAATTGCGACCAAATCGCGATGCTGGAGCTGCTGGTAAAAATACTGACGCTGCGACAAGCAATACAGCTGCGCCAGTAAAAACTGACTCTGTCAGTATTACCGCTCAAGCACAGCAGTTGCAAGGAGCTCAGAGTAAAATGGCATCTTTACCGGAAGTTGACCAAAGCAAAGTTGATGCAATTAAATTAGCTATTTCAGAAGGCCGCTATAAAGTCGACCCTGAAAAATTAGCGGCTAATATTGCCAACTTCGAAGCTGATCTCAACGGATTGAATTTCGACCAAGAGTAA
- a CDS encoding flagella synthesis protein FlgN, producing the protein MNELLQLLSFQHDTLSSLKSLVSEEKKALTERDADTLLSLARDKVTCLNTLKNNDEQLASHPDKALLNTNAELKVKVDEAKVILEQCKSINNENASLIELNIASLNRFSQALQMSRNSSSLTYNDKGRTSTISSLGQNLKA; encoded by the coding sequence ATGAATGAATTACTGCAGTTATTATCATTTCAGCACGATACTTTATCGTCGCTGAAATCTCTTGTGTCTGAAGAAAAAAAAGCTCTCACTGAACGTGATGCCGATACATTATTGTCACTTGCTAGAGATAAAGTGACCTGTCTCAATACGCTAAAGAACAATGATGAGCAACTTGCATCACACCCAGATAAAGCATTATTGAATACCAATGCTGAATTGAAGGTTAAAGTGGATGAAGCCAAAGTCATACTTGAGCAATGTAAGTCGATTAATAACGAAAATGCCAGCTTAATTGAGCTTAATATTGCTAGCCTTAATCGCTTTTCACAAGCGTTACAAATGAGCCGAAACTCATCAAGTTTGACCTATAATGATAAAGGCCGCACTTCTACGATTTCCTCGCTTGGGCAAAATCTAAAGGCTTAA
- a CDS encoding LPP20 family lipoprotein — protein MKSFIFAAFTASLLLTGCASNDKYVQWETEAPEQFPKLTAIGYAPLDTQPGNEQSQKVLMAMQASKIAAYRELAEQVYGQQIDANSQVNEWLLSSDTISANVSGMIKGAKVVKSYPAGDMYVTELELDFAQVWNLYQQQNRPRKIKDVTYF, from the coding sequence ATGAAATCATTTATTTTTGCAGCGTTCACCGCATCACTATTGTTGACTGGATGTGCATCTAATGACAAATATGTGCAATGGGAAACAGAAGCGCCAGAACAGTTTCCTAAGTTGACAGCGATTGGCTATGCGCCTCTTGATACTCAACCCGGTAATGAGCAATCTCAAAAAGTGTTGATGGCGATGCAAGCGTCAAAGATTGCTGCGTATCGCGAATTAGCTGAGCAAGTTTACGGTCAGCAAATTGATGCTAATAGTCAGGTGAATGAATGGCTGCTAAGTAGCGACACGATTTCTGCTAATGTTTCTGGAATGATTAAAGGAGCAAAGGTGGTTAAGAGTTATCCTGCAGGTGATATGTATGTCACTGAGCTTGAGTTAGATTTCGCTCAAGTGTGGAATCTATACCAACAGCAGAATCGCCCTCGAAAAATAAAAGATGTGACCTATTTTTAG
- a CDS encoding FlgO family outer membrane protein, with the protein MRRIGLIPVVILMTSCAGLPPSEHDDLSYVNDGQETNFWFDSEPKQDVLTYDIQKSGLAPKAEVNILAEKIVNELVMQNDSLRSDQPLLISTPVKLDNYAETNSLGLQLQQGMIAAFHSHEFNLVDLNVANSLRSTPTGEFILSRDWTQLPSDLPVTHVVVATMDSTSQGVAVNARIVNVANNRVVSAVQTFVQTKSLPGYLFPAGKVVSKDGLLYRNEQAGMTTVAILGEQ; encoded by the coding sequence ATGCGCCGAATTGGTTTAATCCCTGTTGTGATATTGATGACATCTTGTGCTGGCTTACCACCATCAGAACATGATGACTTGTCTTATGTTAATGACGGTCAAGAAACGAATTTTTGGTTTGATTCAGAGCCTAAACAAGACGTTCTTACTTACGATATTCAAAAGTCGGGTTTAGCGCCTAAAGCTGAAGTTAATATTCTGGCAGAAAAGATAGTCAATGAATTAGTGATGCAGAACGATAGTTTACGCTCTGACCAACCCTTGTTGATTTCAACGCCCGTTAAGTTAGACAATTATGCCGAAACTAATTCTCTTGGTTTGCAATTACAGCAAGGAATGATTGCTGCTTTCCATAGTCATGAATTTAATCTCGTCGATTTGAATGTTGCTAATTCTTTACGTTCGACCCCAACGGGAGAATTTATTCTTAGTAGAGATTGGACTCAACTCCCTTCTGATTTACCTGTTACGCATGTGGTTGTTGCGACAATGGATAGCACTTCACAAGGCGTAGCGGTCAATGCCAGAATTGTGAATGTTGCAAATAATCGAGTGGTATCAGCGGTGCAAACTTTTGTGCAGACTAAAAGTTTACCTGGTTATTTATTTCCCGCAGGTAAAGTCGTTTCAAAAGATGGCTTACTTTATCGGAATGAGCAGGCTGGCATGACGACCGTTGCTATTTTAGGAGAACAATAA
- a CDS encoding flagellar assembly protein FlgT, with translation MIIFIKNRQLLQLTFILLLFGLTNAPVMAEMVEVSGKANIVNGDLDKAREAAINQALNYASLKAGVNFSSEQTINQGNLTQDAFQIQRMGEANNIQLVSEIVTNKDITVLLRLDLQSKSNLQSQQCHSQELKAAIMIPQATINDRSQLRYGQLLTFPKALSEQLGKTLNSQSDYSYARIHADETLDHTNELINFKGNRIPSWLGEITDSQYILQPEIVDISTAPTSSSFLGFVTDDPMRQMSFRLSLYHGISGEKVWSKDYAAEAEWEFERSESVSPTTKRFWQSNYGQTLDQLIQLSTNDIDNLLNCRPLLGQIVAKQGNRIIINLGRRNNVKMGDSFQIVLQQNIPDRVNLMRAVATKNRATVTIEQVSEESATAVLQGIEASGNIQIQDIVIKI, from the coding sequence ATGATAATATTCATTAAAAACAGACAACTACTTCAACTGACATTCATATTATTGCTCTTTGGTCTGACTAATGCACCAGTAATGGCTGAAATGGTAGAAGTAAGCGGAAAGGCAAACATTGTTAATGGTGACCTAGATAAAGCACGTGAAGCGGCAATCAACCAAGCGTTAAACTACGCTAGCTTAAAAGCTGGGGTTAATTTTAGTAGTGAGCAAACCATTAATCAGGGTAACTTAACCCAAGATGCCTTTCAAATTCAGCGAATGGGTGAAGCGAATAATATTCAGTTAGTCTCCGAAATTGTAACAAATAAGGATATAACCGTTTTACTCAGGCTGGATCTTCAATCTAAATCAAACTTACAATCACAGCAATGTCACAGCCAAGAATTGAAAGCTGCGATTATGATCCCACAAGCGACCATTAATGACCGTTCACAACTGCGTTACGGGCAACTATTAACTTTTCCTAAAGCTCTATCTGAACAACTTGGCAAGACTCTAAATAGCCAATCCGATTATAGCTACGCTCGTATTCATGCAGATGAAACCTTAGATCACACTAATGAACTGATTAACTTTAAAGGTAATAGAATTCCAAGTTGGCTTGGTGAAATCACCGATAGCCAATATATATTGCAACCAGAAATTGTAGATATCTCTACAGCGCCTACATCAAGTTCATTTTTGGGATTTGTTACAGATGATCCGATGAGACAAATGAGCTTTAGGTTATCTCTTTATCACGGTATCAGTGGTGAGAAGGTTTGGAGTAAAGATTATGCTGCAGAAGCTGAATGGGAATTTGAACGAAGCGAAAGTGTATCACCGACAACCAAACGTTTTTGGCAATCAAATTATGGTCAAACCTTGGATCAGCTAATCCAACTGAGTACAAACGATATTGATAATCTCCTCAACTGCCGTCCACTACTAGGACAAATTGTGGCTAAACAAGGTAATAGAATTATCATTAATTTAGGTAGAAGAAACAATGTAAAAATGGGCGATAGCTTTCAAATCGTGCTACAACAAAATATCCCCGACAGAGTAAATTTGATGAGAGCCGTTGCAACTAAAAATCGCGCCACCGTCACTATAGAGCAAGTCTCAGAAGAAAGTGCCACTGCTGTATTACAAGGTATTGAGGCATCAGGTAACATTCAAATACAAGATATTGTCATTAAGATTTAA